Genomic segment of Sinorhizobium meliloti:
GGCAATCCCTGGCGCGCGACGACGCTCGAATGGCAAACGCCCGAGACGCCGCCGCCTCACGGTAACTGGGGCGATGAACTGCCCGTCGTCTATCGCTGGGCCTATGACTACAGCGTCCCCGGCGCGCCGGAAGATTTCATCCCGCAGAACCAGCCGACGCCCGGCCGCCTCAGTCACGAGACCGTCTCATGAGCATCGTCGCCTTCTTTCTGGCGGCGATCGCCGCCATCGTCGTCTGGTGGCTCGCAGGGCAACGCCTTACATCGCGCCCCTGGCTCGAGGTCGGTCACTTCCACGACCGCCGGGGCGCAACGCGTTTGCCGCCGGCGAAAATCGGCCTCGGCGTATTTCTCACCGTCGTCGGTGCGCTGTTTTCACTTGCGATCAGCGCCTATTTCATGCGCATGGCGTCATCCGACTGGGGCGCGCTGCCTTTGCCCGGCCTTCTCTGGCTCAATACGGGCATCCTCGCCGCCGGCAGCATCACCCTGCACTGGACCAGGGTCGAGGCAGAGCGGCGGAACGACGAGGCAGCTCGGATCGGTCTCCTGGCGGCGCTCGCCCTTGGCCTCGCTTTCCTCGCGGGTCAGCTCTTCGCCTGGCGTGCGCTGTCGGACGCCGGATATTTCCTGGCCGGGAATCCGGCCAACAGCTTCTTCTATCTGCTTACGGGCATGCACGGCCTGCACATCATCGGGGGGCTTTTTGCTCTCGGCCGGGTAACCGCACATGCCTCGCAAACACCGCTCGACAACAGAACGCGCCTGTCGATCGAGCTTTGCGCCATCTACTGGCATTTCATGCTGATCGTCTGGCTGGTTCTCTTCGCTCTTTTTGCCGGCTGGGCCAGCGGCGTGATCGATTTCTGCCGCCAACTGCTGACATAGGAACCGTTGAACATGTCTGCACCGATGAAGAAGCCCGCAGCAGAAACGCTCCCGCGCCCCGCCGGTCTGGCCGGGCTCGCGTCGGACTGGGCCTCCGACCAGCGCACCTTCAAGGATGTTTCCTGGGGAAAGGCCATGATGTGGATCTTTCTCCTCAGCGATACCTTCGTCTTCGGCTGCTTCCTGCTTGCCTACATGTCGGCGCGGATGTCCACCGCCGTTCCATGGCCCAATCCGAGCGAGGTCTTCGCGCTCGAAATCGGCGGAACGCACATGCCGCTGATCCTCATCGCCATCATGACCTTCGTTCTCATTTCGAGCAGCGGCACCATGGCCATGGCCGTCAATTACGGTTACCGCCGCGACCGGCGGAAGACCGCGGCGCTCATGCTTCTGACGGCGCTTTTCGGCGCCACCTTCGTGGGGATGCAGGCGTTCGAATGGTCGAAGCTGATCGCCGAGGGCGTGCGGCCCTGGGGCAACCCCTGGGGAGCCGCTCAATTCGGCTCTTCCTTCTTCATGATCACCGGCTTTCACGGGACCCACGTCACCTTCGGCGTGATCTTCCTGCTGATCGTCGCCCGCAAGGTCTGGCGCGGCGATTTTGAAACGGAGCGGCGCGGCTTCTTCACCAGCCGCAAGGGGCGCTACGAGATCGTCGAGATAACCGGCCTCTACTGGCACTTCGTCGACCTGGTCTGGGTCTTCATCTTCGCATTCTTCTATCTGTGGTGAGGGAGGGCATCGTGGCTCACGCGGAAATACATCCGGCACAACCTGCGGCGGTCCATACGGAGCACCAGCAGCACCCGATCAAGCTCTACCTCCTGGTCTGGGGGCTGCTCTTCGTCCTCAGTACTCTTTCATACCTCGTCGATTACTTCGGCCTGCAGGGCTATCTCCGCTGGTCGCTGATCCTCATCTTCATGATGCTGAAGGCGGGCCTCATCGTGGCCGTGTTCATGCATATGGCGTGGGAGCGCCTGGCGCTGATCTACGCGATCATTCTCCCCCCGCTGCTGGTGCTCGTCTTCGTGGCGCTGATGGTGTCGGAATCGAACTATGTCCTCTTCACGCGACTCACCTTCTTCGGTGGCGGCGAGTAAAAGCGCCTGCCGAAAGGTCGCGTTTCGGCGGCGCGTCCGCCTGCCGCCTCCCTGTTCGAGGAAAAACCTGTTCCTCGCCGCCCCGCAGGGTGTATTTTCTCGCGATATCAGCTAGATGAGCATCCTCGCGGCCGCGACCGTCCCCGCCCGCCGCCCGCAACATTCTGGTCGTGCAGCACGACGATTATGTCGTAGACAGGCTCAACTCGCGGCGCGGCAGGTTCTAATATCCGGCTTCAAAACCAAACCAGGGTCGCATCAATGGCAGAGTTTCCGGAAAAGGCGAAGGTCGTAATCGTAGGACTGGGTGGCATCGTCGGCGCATCGATCGCCCACCACCTCATCGAGCGTGGCTGGGACGATATCGTCGGCATCGACAAGTCGGGCATCCCGACGGATATCGGCTCTACGGCACATGCCTCCGACTTCTGCTACACCACAAGCCACGACTATCTCTCGGTCTGGACGACGCAGTATTCGATCGACTTCTTCGAGAAGATGGGTCACTACGCCCGGATCGGTGGTCTGGAAGTCGCACGCATCGGCGACCACGTCTGGATGGAGGAGATCAAGCGCAAGCTTTCCTCCGCCAAGGCCTTCGGCACCCGCGCACATTATGTCTCGCCGGCCGAAATCAAGAAGCTGTTCCCGCTGATCGAGGAAGATCAGGTGATGGGCGGCATGTTCGATCCGGATGCCGGCCTTGTCATCCCGCGCTCGCAGACGGTTGCCGGTAAGCTGGTCGATGCGGCGGAAAAGTCCGGCAAGCTGCAGATATTCGGCAATACGCCGGCAACTGCGCTGCTTGTCGAAAACGGCCGTATCAAGGGCGTCGTCACACATCGCGGCACGATCATGGCCGACCATGTCGTCGTCTGCGCCGGCATCTGGGGTCGCCTGATCGCTGAAATGGTCGGCGAGGACCTGCCTGTCATGCCGGTCGATCATCCGCTCACCTTCTTCGGCCCCTACAACGAATTCGAAGGCACCGGCAAGGAAATCGGCTTCCCGTTGCTGCGCGATCAGGGCAACTCGGCCTATATGCGCGACACCGGCGACCCGAGGACCACCGAGGGCGGCCAGATCGAATGGGGCTATTACGAGACCGACAATCCGCGTCTCTGCCATCCACGCGACATTCTCGAAAAGCACGAGGCACGCCTGTCGCCTTCGCAGCGCGACCTCGATATGGAGCAGATCATCGAGCCGCTCGAGCGCGCCATGGAACTTACGCCGATCCTCGGCGAGCTCGGCTATAACGAGGGCCACTCCTTCAACGGCCTGCTGCAGGTCTCGGCCGCCGGCGGTCCCTCCTGCGGCGAGAGCCAGAAGGTACGCGGCCTCTGGTACTGCGTCGCCATCTGGGTGAAGGACGGCCCGGCCTACGGCAAGCTGATCGCCGACTGGATGACGGACGGGCGTACCCATACCGACCACGCCTCGATCGACTACGCGCGCTTCTACCCGCACCAGCTCGAAGAGAAGTTCATCGAAGGCCGCTGCTTCGAGGCGGCGCAGAAGATCTACTTCCCGGCCGTGCATCCGCGCGAGCCCTATGCGAGCGGCCGCAACGTCAAGCGCTCGCCCTTCTACGAGCGCGAGAAGGAGCTCGGCGGCTACTTCATGGAACTCGGCGGCTGGGAGCGCGCGCACGGCTATGCCGCCAACGAGCACCTGCTCGAAAAATACGGCAACCGCATTCCGGTTCGCGAGAACGAGTGGGACAACCGCCACTTCTGGCGCGTTTCCAACGCCGAACATCTGGCGATGAGCGAGGATTGCGGCATCGTCAACCTCTCGCACTTCCACATGGTGGATATCGAAGGGCCGGACCATGTGGAGCTTCTCGAGTGGCTTTGCGCCGCCAAGATCGGCGGAGACGGCAATATCGGCAAGGGCATCTACACCCACTTCCTCGATGACGAGGGCATGGTGCGCGCCGACTTCACCGTCTTCCGCATGAGCGACCGCTGCCGCCTCGTGAACGGTGCCGATGCCGGCCCGCGTGACTTCCACTATATGCGCCGTGTCGCGGAAGACCGGGGGCTCGACGTCACCATCACCGACGTTTCGGAGAAGTTCGTCACCATCGGCATCTGGGGCCCGAATGCCCGCGAAACGCTGAAGAAGGTCGTGGCGGAACCGGCCGGCCTCGATCCGGAGAATTTCCCCTTCGCCGCGATCAAGCAGATCGAGATCGCCGGCAGGCCGGTCTCCGCCTTCCGCATCTCCTATGTCGGCGAGCAGGGCTGGGAACTGCACATGAAATACGAGGACGGCCTGGCCGTATGGGATGCGCTGCGCGCCACGGGCGTCATGGCCTTCGGCGTCGAGACCTACGCGAACTCGCGTCGGATGGAAAAGAGCCTCCGCCTGCAGAACGCGGATCTTCTCACCCACTACAACCTTATCGAGGCCGACCTTGCCCGTCCGAAGGTCAAGGAAGCGGACTTCCGCGGCAAGGCGAAGCATATGGAGTACAAGGCGCGCGAGCACCAGCCCGCCATGCTCTGCACGCTCCTCATGACGGAGAACACCGACAGGAACGGGGTGAAGCGCTACCCCGTCGGCAACCTGCCGGTCATGGACCCGGAGACCGGCGAGGTGCTGGTCGACGAACTCGGCCGCCGCTCCTACACCACCTCCATCGCCTACGGCCCGACGATCGGGAAGAACATCGCGCTCGCCTATCTGCCCTGGTCTTACTGCCAGGTCGGCCGCAAGCTCAATGTCGAGTATTTTGCCGAGACCTATCCGGTCGAGGTTGCCGGCGTCGGCTACAAGCCGCTCTACGACCCGGAGAACCTGAAGCCGCGGACGTAACCGGGCCGGAGAACCTGCCCGTGGTTTCAGGCCGATCCGGCGTGAAACCACGTGGAAGCTCTGGCCGGGTTTGTCGGCATGTTTCCTTGTTCGCAGTCGATCAAAGGACGAAAACATGCAGCATAAGGCGCGCGGCGCTGTAGGAGAGTTTTCGGAGGACTGCAACCTCTCCTCCCTCATCCTGTGCTCGTCACAGGGATCCAGTAGCGCCGCGTCTGCGACGCGGGAAGCGTTCTTTCAGCCCAAGGACTTGGTCTGGCTGGATTCCTGTGACGAGCACAGGAATGAGGGACCGGGAATGTGCGGCTCCTACAACTTTCGCTTGCGAATATGCGAGGGATAGTAACCTGTCACGCAATGAAACGCGCCGAGGGACCGCACCCTCTCCGCCCTCATCCCTGTGCTTGTCACAGGGATCCAGCAGCGTCGCGTCTGCGGCGCGGAAGAGCCTTTCCAGCCCAAGGACTTAGTCTGGCTGGATTCCTGTGACAAGCACAGGAATGAGGGACCGGGATGTGCGGCTATTACAACTTTCGCTTGCGAATGTGCGAGGGAAGAGTCAACTGTGACGCCGACCAGCTTTACCCCCGGCACGTCGCCCGCGTTCGAAGAGCGGCGCCACGGGCTCTTACGCCGGCATTTCGATCTGTATCTTCACGTCCGTGGGGCGCGCCTCGACGGCGCGGTCGAAGGCGGCGATACTCTCGTCGAACGGAATGGTAGCAGAGATCAGCGGTTTCAAATCGACCTTGCCTGAGGCGATCAGTTCGATGGCGCGGTCGTAGACATTGGCATAGCGGAACACCGTCTCGATCCGCAGCTCCTTGGCCTGCATACCGACGATGTCGAAGGGGACGGGGTCGACGGGCATGCCGACGAGCACGACGGTTCCGCCAGGACGCGCAAGACCCGGAAGAGCAAGGATTGCGGGTGCGGCCCCGGAGCACTCGAAGACCACATCCGCCCCCCAGTCGCCCGTCGCTTGCGCGAGAGCCTCGGATGCCGCCTGCTGGCGGACATTGATTGTCTCGATACCTTCATAGGCGCCGATGACATCCAGTTTCGGCTGCGCGAGGTCAGCCACGTAGACCTTGGAGCATCCCCCCGCGAGCGCAGCCAGTGCCGTCATCATGCCGATCGGGCCGGCCCCCATGACGACGCCGACATCCCCCGGCTTGATGGCCGCGCGAAGGGCGGCCTGCACGCCGATGGCGAACGGCTCGACCATCGCCCCTTCCGCGAAGGACACGTGGTCGGGGAGGCGATAGGTGAAGGCCGCCGGATGAACGACCTCGGGCGTCAGGCATCCATGGACCGGTGGCGTGGCCCAGAACCGTACGGACGGATCGACATTGTAGATGCCGAGCTTGGACGACCGGGAGGAGAGGTCCGGAATTCCGGGCTCCATGCAGACACGGTCACCCTTCTTCAGATGCCGGACTTCCGCGCCGACCTCCAGAACGACGCCCGCGGCCTCGTGGCCCAGTATCATCGGCTCGTTGACGACAAAGGGCCCGATCTTTCCATGGGTGTAATAGTGGACATCGGAGCCACAAACGCCGACGGTGCGGATTCCGATCAGCACGTCGGCCGGCGACAGATCCCGCCGGACCGGAATGTCGCGAAGCGACAATTGCCCCTTCTTTTCAAGTACAAGCGCTTTTGCCACTATCCGTTCTCCTCGTACAATAAGTTGCCGTTTACTGCCCTGGATCGAGATGGTTTTTGGGCCCGTGCCGCCTCTGCAGCAATTCCGGAAGACCCGCGCAGCGATTTCCGTCAGCAATTCCATCAAGTCAGAAGAGCTAGTGTGTTTTTGCGATTCGATGAAGAGAAGAACGCCCGGCGAAGCTTATTTGCCGATGCAGAACATCACACGAGGTGGTGGGGACGGTCGACCCCTGACGGAAGGATCGAAACCGAAACCATCATCGGACCGATGGATCATGAAAATGCGACCCCGGCATGACATCCGCCGGGATGGGGCAGACATAGGATTTCCCGTCCGTCTTCTCCAGCCATTCCGCCCTGGCGGCGGCAAGCAGGTCCGGCGAAGTCATCAGCGACAGACCCGTCGTGGCGAGCGTCTTGGCGGCATGCGCCATCGCCTTGTGGGCGATCGGGCTTTTGCCCTGCGCAACGACCTGCCAGGTATGCGGGTTGGTGCCGATCGCCCATGCCGGCGCCCAGCACTGCGCCGTCGGCGTCACCCAGCTGACATCGCCGACATCGGTCGAGCCGGCACGGAAGTGTGAATGGCCTTCGAATTCGCGCAGGCCGAGATGCAGTGGTGACGATCCATCGACATTGGCGTTGGAGAAGACGTCGCGCTTCATCTGGTAGAGGCGGATGCTGCTTTTGATTGCCTCTTGCGAGAACGTCTCCTGAATGGATCGGGCGAATGCGACGTCGGCCTCGTCGAAGGCGATCGGGCCGAGCGCCACCATATTGTCATGCATGGCGGTCTCGAGCGTGATATTGGGCAGGAGGTTGGTCGAGGCCGTATCGAAGACGATTTCCACCTCCGTCTCGGTCATCATGGCTGCGCCACGCGCCACCTTCTCGACGCGGCTGGCGAGATCCAGCGCCTGAGGCATTTCCGGCGCGCGGATCAGGTAGAGCACTTCGGCGTTCGCCTGCACGACATTCGCCGCCCTGCCCCCGGTATCGGTGATTGCATAGTGCACCCGGCAATCCTGCGGCATGTGCTCGCGCAGAAAGTTGACGCCGACATTCATGAGTTCGACAGCGTCGAGTGCCGAACGGCCGAGATGGGCTGCGTTCGCGGCGTGCGCGGCCACGCCCTTGAAGCGGTAGAAATATTCGAGAACGGCAAGATTGTTGGTGGAGCGCACTCCGTTGAACGGTGCCGGATGCCAGGTAAGCGCAGCGTCGACGCCGTCGAACAGGCCGGCACGCACCATGAAGGTCTTCCCGGAGCCGCCCTCCTCGCCGGGACAGCCGTAATAGCGCACCGTCCCGGGCAGATTGTGGGCCTTCAGATGCCGGGCGAGTGCGATTGCCGCCATCAGCGAACCGACGCCGAGCAGGTTATGGCCGCAGCCATGGCCACTGGCGCCTTCGACAAGCGGCTTCGCCTCGGCAATCCCGGCCGTCTGGCTCATGCTGGCGAGTGCATCGAATTCCCCCAGAAAGGCAATCACCGGCTTGCCGCTGCCGGACTCGCCGATGAAGGCCGTGCCCATGCCCGCCACGCCGCGCCGAACGGAAAAATCATTGTCTTCGAGAGCCTTGGCAAGCAGCCCGGCCGAGCGTTGCTCCTCGAATTTCAGCTCGGCGAAATCCCAGATGCTGTCGCTCAAGCGGGTAAACTCCGGTTTCATCGATTCGATCGCCGTGGCGATCGAGATCACGTCCTCTCGGTTCATGACATGTCCTCGTATTTCGAAGGGCGGGCGCAGGAGATCGCCCCGGCGCCTGCAGCGCTGCGCGTCTCTTCAGACACGCAAAGGTCGCTTCGCCGGGTCGGTCCGATGGGTGATGGATTGGCCGGGTCGGTGTTCTGCCGCCCGGCGCAGGCGATCAGGGGGCTCAGTCGGCGACCGACACCTCCCAAAGGCGGGCGTTCGACTGCCAGACCGGCTGGCCCTTCAGCTTCCTGGTCGCGCCCCAGACATCGACCATGTCGTAAAGGAAGATGCCCGGCATTTCCTTCAGCATGAGCTCGTGGAACTCGTCGAAGATCTTCTGGCGCTTGCCCTGATCAGCCTCGGCATAGGCTGCGTTCATCAGTTCTATAGCCTTCGGATCGTCCCACATCAGGGAAGCGTTCTCGTCCTTGTCGCCAACGTAGAAGGAATACATCAGGGCGGGGTCGAGACGCGGCGCGACCGACTGCGAAATGACCTGGTAATTGCCGGAACGGCGGCGGTCGACCTGAGTTGCGTAATCCAGAACCTCGATCTGTACGTTGAGGCCGGCCTGCTGCATCATCGCCTGCGCCATGACGGCGGCCGGGAAGCTCGGCACATTGCCGCGCTTGTTGGCGATGATCGAGATCGGCTCGCCGTTGTAGCCCGCATCCGCCAGCTCCTTCTTGGCGGCCTCGATGTCATAGGGAAGACGCTTCTTCTGCGTTTCGCTGAAATAGACCGAGTCCCGCGACACCATCGAGCCGTTCGCCTCGCCCGTGCCGTTGGAGGCCGCAGCAACGAGCTGATCCAGATCGAGCGCCATCGCCATGGCGCGGCGCACGCCCGGATTGCTCAGGACCTTGTCGCGGGTCTGAATGTAGAAGAGGTTCTTGCCGTTATTGCGCGCGACGATCAATTGCATCGTTTCGCTCGACTGGAATTCGGGAATGAGATCCGGCGAGATTTCCGCCGTGTCGAGCACACCGGATTCCAGACCTGCCTTCACGGTCGAGGCATCCGGAATGACCATGAACTTGACACCGTCTGCAAGGGGCCGCTTCGAACCGACCATGCCATCCGGCTTTCCTTCGTTTGCCGGCGATACATAATCCGGGAATTTCTCGAGATGGATGTACTCGCCTTTCTTCCATTCCCCCCACATGAAGGGGCCGGTCCCGATCGGCTGGACGAAGCTGCCGTCGGCAGCGACGGATTCAGGCGAAATCATGCCGGTAAAGCCGCATTCGGGACGCGACATCAGGCCAAGGAAAACGGCCGACGGCTTTGCGAGCGTGATCTCGACGGTTGCCGCATCTGTGGCCTTGACGCCGGCGACAGGCGCGGCCCCGCCTTCTGCGAAATCTTTCAGGCAGGTCCACTTCGTCTCGGGGTTGAGGTAGCGCGTCCAGTTCCACACCACGTCGTCGGCCGTCATCGGTTTGCCGTTGTGGAATTTCACGTCGGTGCGCAGCTTGAACGTATAGGTCAGCCCATCGGCCGACATTTCGAAGCTCTTGGCTAGGAGCGGCTTCACTTCGCCGACATTGTTGTAGCCGACGAGGCCTTCGACGATGTGGAGGATGATGCTGTCGGTATTGCCGTCGCGGTTGACGCCCGGATTGTTGCTGCGCAGATCGGAGCTCTGCGCGATCGTGATGTCGCGTGCTGCTGCCATATTGGCCGTGGCGAGCAGTGCGGCGCCCGCAAGAAGAAGCTTTTTCATTGTTCTACCCTCTTTATTGATCGTTATGAGTGGAATCCGTCCCAGCAGGCACGCGAGAGCCTGCCGATCGTCTCGAGCGCCATCGTGTAACCCGGTGTGCCGTCCGGCATGACCTGCGGCACTTCGTCGGTATAGGCGGAGATGATGTAGAAGGGGGCGCCATCGCGATAGACGATGCCGGCATTCATGCGGCCGCGCTTGCCCGTGCCGCCCTTGTGCGCAACCACCGTACCGAACGGCAGACGCGACGGAATAGCATAGCGCAGGATCTGGTTCTTCAGCGTCTGCAAGGCATAGGCGCACAACTGCGGCGATGTGCCGAGCTTCGCGATCGCGTCGGGAGAGGTCTGCGCGTCCAGGATCGTCTGCAACAGGAAGGCCTGGTCGCGGGCTGTCGTGGTCGTGACCGAGGTCAGCGAATGGTCCGGCGGCAGGGCCAGCGGCGGAATGAGGAAGCGATGATGCGTACCGTGCATGCCGATCGATTTGCAGTAGCTGTCCACTTCCTCCAGCGTCAGACGCTCGAACACCATCTTGGTGCAGACATTGTCGCTCAGCACCATCATACCGGTTATCGCGTCGCGCAACGAAATCACGATCCCGGGCGTCAGATACCGGAACATGCCGCTCGCGACTTCCTCGGCAAAGCGGGCTTCGTAAGTGATGGGCTCGTCGAGATCCAGCCGCCCCTCGTGCACCGCCTTCAGCGCCGCCATCATGATCGAGGTCTTGCGCGTGCTGGCAGAAGGCGTTTCCTCGTCGGCCCCGCGTTCGATCGTCTCTCCGGTCCTGAGGTTGCGCACAACGAAGCGTGTCACGAAAGGCTGCGCCTCGCAGATCTCCGCAAGCCTTTCCTTCACCGGGCCAGAATCGGTTAGCCTATCCACATCAATTCTCCAGACGCCATTTGAGTGTCACGCCGCCCTTTTCGTTCTGGTCGAGGGCGGGAATGGCCGAGAGAAGCCGGCGCGTATAGGCTTCCTTCGGACTGTCGAAAATCGTGTCGCGATCTCCCTCCTCGATGATCCGGCCGTCCTGCATGACGACGACGCGGTCGGCCACCTGTTCGACGACGCCGAGGTCGTGACTGATGAATAGGCAGGAAAACCCGTAGCGTTTCTGCAGATCCGAGAAGAGATCGAGGACCTGCGCCCTGACCGTCACGTCGAGCGCGGATACCGGTTCGTCCGCGATCAGGAAGCGCGGGCGCCGCGCGATCGCACGCGCAATGGCGACGCGTTGGCGCTGACCTCCGGAGAGTTCGTGCGCATAGCGGCCGGCATAGTCGACCCCGAGGCCGACTTCCTCCAGCGTTTCCAGGGTACGCTTGCGCTTGGCCTTGCCATCGAGGCCCGGGACCAGCCTCAGCGCCTCCTCGACCAGCGCGTCGATGGTCATGCGCGGATCGAGCGATGAATAGGGATCCTGGAACACCATCTGGCAGTTGAGCCGATAATCGGTCCAGTTTTCGGTGCGCGGCCGTCCCTGGAACTGGATGCGGCCCTCGCTTTCCGTGACGAGGCCGGCAATGGTTCGGCCGAGCGTCGTCTTGCCGGAACCGGAACCGCCGACGAGTGCCACGACCTCGCCCTCGTGAATGTCGATGCTGACGCCATGCAGCGCGCGCTTCGGCCTGTTCTTCCTGAACAGCGACTTTCGGCCTGCATAGTCCACGATGATATCGCGGGCCGAGATCATGGGCACCCTCGTCATGTCGATCTGGCGCGGCCGGCCGCGGAAGGGCAGCGAGGAGAGGAGCTTCTTTGTGTAGGGGTGCTGCGGTGCCGTGAGCAGGTCCTCGGTCCGGCCCTGTTCCACGATCGAGCCCTTTTCCATCACGACGATACGGCTCGTGTAGCGCGCCACCATCGGAAGATCGTGGCTGATCAGCAAAACGGCCGTACCTTCCGCCCGCGTCAGTTCCACCATCAGTTCCATCACGTCGCGCTGGATGACGGCATCGAGTGCAGTGGTCGGCTCATCGGCAATCAGCAGCGACGGCTTCAAGAGCATGACGGAGGCGAGCATGATGCGCTGGCGCATGCCGCCCGAAAACTCGTGCGGATAGGAGGCAAGCGCCCCCTCCGGATCGCGGATTCCGACCCGCTTCAACATGTCGAGGATGAGGGAGCGTCGCTCCTGCGCCGAAGCCTTGGTGTGCAGGATGAGGCCTTCCTCCAGCTGCCGGCCGATCGTCATCGACGGGT
This window contains:
- a CDS encoding ABC transporter ATP-binding protein; its protein translation is MTMDKLLTVCGLALEVARTGHQVVKSVSFDLAPGEIFGIVGESGSGKTLATRALISLLPPTIKVAGGSVSYRGRDVLKMKENELRHLRGAEIGVVFQEPMTSLNPSMTIGRQLEEGLILHTKASAQERRSLILDMLKRVGIRDPEGALASYPHEFSGGMRQRIMLASVMLLKPSLLIADEPTTALDAVIQRDVMELMVELTRAEGTAVLLISHDLPMVARYTSRIVVMEKGSIVEQGRTEDLLTAPQHPYTKKLLSSLPFRGRPRQIDMTRVPMISARDIIVDYAGRKSLFRKNRPKRALHGVSIDIHEGEVVALVGGSGSGKTTLGRTIAGLVTESEGRIQFQGRPRTENWTDYRLNCQMVFQDPYSSLDPRMTIDALVEEALRLVPGLDGKAKRKRTLETLEEVGLGVDYAGRYAHELSGGQRQRVAIARAIARRPRFLIADEPVSALDVTVRAQVLDLFSDLQKRYGFSCLFISHDLGVVEQVADRVVVMQDGRIIEEGDRDTIFDSPKEAYTRRLLSAIPALDQNEKGGVTLKWRLEN